In the genome of Gadus morhua chromosome 14, gadMor3.0, whole genome shotgun sequence, one region contains:
- the secisbp2l gene encoding selenocysteine insertion sequence-binding protein 2-like isoform X5, with the protein MDASDNKDVKLSAEVEPFIPQRKGVEGHLVRMSLPGESGGNNNNNISSSNNNNGGGGGGGGGGGGGVETTPIPSYLITCYPFVQENQPNRQHTAMYNGGELRWQQPNPSPGGPYLAYPIMPSPQPPVSNDYAYYQIMPAPCPPVMGFYQSFPGPYPGSVQAGVVNPVSAADVGERPHFGQAFGLTNQRGRALIRPPLLPKQQQQQQQQLGACHPLRGRRPPTRSVAVQKEVCGAPGPNARARTVLLVDAAQQTGMPYHSNFPGEVAMRAGAEHGSPLLWKSRPKRRQGSNGGAEGYSEQGGGGGEVDVDSDSGYCSPKHNQTAAQHAAMGTPASTGVEAGVMTAGSWVNVAPQAAQKPWGERNGPYHRGDQRKPPDQRGFPQDFHVGGYAGRLQHNLNANPADKRLLPGGAPGSQAAPEPLYFEDEDEFPELAPSGLAQRNAKADSNTGPTQTQAKIHKNLLDNLPENSPMNIVQTPIPITTSVPKRAKSQRKKALAAALATAQEYSEISMEQRKLQEALTKAAGKKSKTPVQLDLGDMLAALEKHQQAMKARQLTNTKPLSFTVGTTAPFHSSGPSGVPSKGHHHQQQAGPPSHNALDSTAPRVRRGKEREMPKVKRPTALKKIILKEREGKKGKPSVEPGTSGPEEQNPDEELHFTDDLTQEPASQEENGLSMPSDASLSPASQNSPYSITPVSQGSPASSGIGSPMASNAITKIHSRRFREYCNQVLNKEIDESVTMLLQELVRFQERVYQKDPTKAKSKRRLVMGLREVTKHMKLSKIKCVIISPNCEKIQAKGGLDEALYNVIAMAREQEIPFVFALGRKALGRCVNKLVPVSVVGIFNFSGAEALFNQLVSLTEEARKAYKDMVSALEQEQAEEALKNVKKVPHHMGHSRNPSAASAISFCSVISEPISEVNEKEYETNWRSMVETSDAQEPAEAEPSRLAPASTSNAAAASQKDHHSPAAAASSTTTTSSQVVTQVVTQASPAPQPRGSASTAGGGGGGEREEGRVDDRLELASQQSTETGSLDGSCREQLHSSITSTTSTLVPGMLEEEDEEEEEEEDYTPEPISVEVPPLSSRIESWVSKTLENLQLGKDQDSTDDEDEDEEETAGQSEEEIESADLPDERAEGEEQAETKKKAG; encoded by the exons ATGGATGCAAGTGACAACAAG GATGTAAAACTATCGGCAGAAGTGGAACCGTTCATCCCACAGAGGAAAGGTGTGGAAGGGCACTTGGTCAGAATGAGTCTCCCTGGAGAGTCTgggggcaacaacaacaacaacatcagcagcagcaacaacaacaacggcggtggtggtggaggcggaggcggaggaggaggaggagtcgagACAACCCCCATCCCCAGCTACCTCATCACCTGTTACCCCTTCGTCCAGGAGAACCAGCCCAACAG GCAGCACACGGCGATGTACAACGGAGGAGAGCTGCGCTGGCAGCAGCCCAACCCCAGCCCCGGTGGGCCGTACCTGGCCTACCCCATCATGCCCTCCCCTCAGCCGCCGGTCTCCAACGACTACGCCTACTACCAGATCATGCCCGCACCGTGTCCGCCCGTCATGGGCTTCTATCAGTCCTTCCCCGGACCCTACCCCGGGTCCGTGCAGGCCGGGGTGGTGAACCCCGTCTCCGCGGCTGACGTCGGCGAGAGACCACATTTCGGACAAGCCTTTGgactgaccaatcagagaggaCGGGCTCTGATCCGGCCCCCTCTGCTGCCCAAG cagcagcagcagcagcagcagcagctgggggcGTGCCACCCTCTCCGGGGCCGGCGCCCCCCCACCAGGAGTGTAGCGGTGCAGAAGGAGGTgtgcggggccccggggcccaacGCTAGAGCCAGGACGGTCCTGCTGGTGGACGCAGCGCAGCAGACCGGTATGCCGTACCACAGCA actTCCCCGGGGAGGTGGCCATGCGAGCGGGCGCGGAGCACGGCAGCCCCCTGTTGTGGAAGAGCCGGCCCAAGAGGAGGCAGGGGTCCAACGGGGGGGCGGAGGGCTACAGCGAgcaggggggcggcgggggagaGGTGGACGTCGACAGCGACAGCGGCTACTGCAGCCCCAAGCACAACCAGACGGCCGCCCAGCACGCCGCCATGGGCACGCCAGCGTCCAcg GGAGTAGAAGCAGGTGTGATGACAG caggGAGCTGGGTGAATGTAGCCCCCCAGGCAGCCCAGAAGCCCTGGGGGGAGAGGAATGGCCCCTACcacagaggagaccagaggaagCCCCCTGACCAGAGAGGCTTCCCACAG GATTTCCATGTCGGAGGCTACGCTGGCCGCCTGCAGCACAACCTGAACGCCAACCCCGCAGACAAGAGGCTGTTGCCCGGAGGGGCCCCCGGGTCCCAGGCCGCTCCCGAACCCCTGTACTTTGAG GATGAGGATGAGTTTCCGGAGCTGGCCCCAAGCGGGTTGGCCCAGCGCAACGCCAAGGCGGATTCCAACACGGGGCCAACGCAGACACAAGCCAAGATCCACAAGAACCTG CTGGACAACCTGCCGGAGAACTCCCCCATGAACATCGTGCAGACGCCCATCCCCATCACCACCTCGGTGCCCAAGCGGGCCAAGAGCCAGAGGAAGAAGGCGCTGGCGGCCGCCCTGGCCACGGCCCAGGAGTACTCCGAGATTAGCATGGAGCAGCGCAAACTACAg GAGGCGCTGACCAAGGCGGCGGGCAAGAAGAGCAAGACCCCGGTGCAGCTGGACCTGGGAGACATGCTGGCGGCGCTGGAGAAACACCAGCAGGCCATGAAGGCCCGGCAGCTCACCAACACCAAGCCACTGTCCTTCACAG TGGGGACGACGGCCCCCTTCCACAGCTCGGGCCCCAGTGGTGTGCCGTCCAagggccaccaccaccagcagcaggccGGGCCCCCCTCCCACAACGCCCTGGACTCCACCGCCCCCCGCGTCCGCAGGGGCAAGGAGCGAGAGATGCCCAAGGTCAAGCGTCCCACGGCGCTCAAGAAG ATCATCCTGAAGGAGCGCGAGGGGAAGAAGGGGAAGCCCAGCGTGGAGCCAGGGACCTCGGGCCCCGAGGAGCAGAACCCGGACGAGGAGCTCCACTTCACTGACGACCTCACGCAGGAGCCCGCCTCCCAAGAGG AGAACGGACTGAGCATGCCCAGTGACGCCTCCCTGTCACCGGCGAGTCAGAACTCTCCGTACAGCATCACGCCCGTGTCCCAGGGCTCCCCCGCCAGCTCTGGCATCGGCAGCCCTATGGCGTCCAACGCCATCACCAAGATCCACAGCCGGCGCTTCAGAGA GTACTGCAACCAGGTGCTGAATAAGGAGATAGACGAGAGCGTGACCATGCTGCTGCAGGAGCTGGTGCGCTTCCAGGAGCGCGTGTACCAGAAGGACCCCACCAAGGCCAAGTCAAAGCGGCGGCTGGTCATGGGCCTGCGGGAGGTCACCAAGCACATGAAGCTCAGCAAGATCAAGTGCGTCATCATCTCCCCCAACTGTGAGAAGATCCAGGCCAAAG GTGGGCTGGATGAAGCTCTGTACAACGTGATCGCCATGGCCAGGGAGCAGGAGATCCCCTTCGTGTTCGCCCTGGGCCGGAAGGCTCTGGGGCGCTGCGTCAACAAGCTGGTGCCCGTCAGCGTGGTGGGCATCTTCAACTTCTCGGGGGCCGAG GCCTTGTTCAACCAGCTGGTGTCCCTCACCGAGGAGGCCCGCAAGGCCTACAAGGACATGGTGTCGGccctggagcaggagcaggctgaggaggccCTGAAGAACGTCAAGAAGGTCCCCCACCACATGGGCCACTCCCGCAACccctccgccgcctccgccaTCTCCTTCTGCTCCGTCATCTCCGAGCCCATCTCTGAGGTCAACGAGAAGGAGTACG AGACCAACTGGAGGAGCATGGTGGAGACGTCCGACGCCCAGGAGCCTGCCGAGGCTGAGCCTAGCCGCCTGgcccccgcctccacctccaacgccgccgccgcctcccagAAGGACCACCACAgcccagccgccgccgccagcagcaccaccaccaccagcagccagGTGGTGACCCAGGTGGTGACCCAGGCGTCGCCCGCGCCCCAGCCCAGGGGGAGTGCGTCgacggcgggcggcggcggcggcggcgagcggGAGGAGGGCCGCGTTGACGACCGGCTGGAGCTGGCCTCTCAGCAGAGCACGGAGACGGGCTCCCTGGACGGCAGCTGCCGGGAGCAGCTGCACTcgtccatcacctccaccacctccaccctggtgCCGGgcatgctggaggaggaggacgaggaggaggaggaggaggaggactacaCGCCGGAGCCCATCTCGGTGGAGGTGCCGCCGCTGAGCAGCCGCATCGAGTCCTGGGTCTCCAAGACCCTGGAGAACCTGCAGCTGGGAAAGGACCAGGACAGCACggacgacgaggacgaggacgaggaggagacggcgggacagagcgaggaggagatcgAGTCGGCCGACCTCCCGGATGAGCGGGCTGAAGGCGAGGAGCAGGCGGAGACCAAGAAGAAGGCGGGTTGA
- the secisbp2l gene encoding selenocysteine insertion sequence-binding protein 2-like isoform X4, producing MDASDNKDVKLSAEVEPFIPQRKGVEGHLVRMSLPGESGGNNNNNISSSNNNNGGGGGGGGGGGGGVETTPIPSYLITCYPFVQENQPNRQHTAMYNGGELRWQQPNPSPGGPYLAYPIMPSPQPPVSNDYAYYQIMPAPCPPVMGFYQSFPGPYPGSVQAGVVNPVSAADVGERPHFGQAFGLTNQRGRALIRPPLLPKQQQQQQQQQLGACHPLRGRRPPTRSVAVQKEVCGAPGPNARARTVLLVDAAQQTGMPYHSNFPGEVAMRAGAEHGSPLLWKSRPKRRQGSNGGAEGYSEQGGGGGEVDVDSDSGYCSPKHNQTAAQHAAMGTPASTGVEAGVMTAGSWVNVAPQAAQKPWGERNGPYHRGDQRKPPDQRGFPQDFHVGGYAGRLQHNLNANPADKRLLPGGAPGSQAAPEPLYFEDEDEFPELAPSGLAQRNAKADSNTGPTQTQAKIHKNLLDNLPENSPMNIVQTPIPITTSVPKRAKSQRKKALAAALATAQEYSEISMEQRKLQEALTKAAGKKSKTPVQLDLGDMLAALEKHQQAMKARQLTNTKPLSFTVGTTAPFHSSGPSGVPSKGHHHQQQAGPPSHNALDSTAPRVRRGKEREMPKVKRPTALKKIILKEREGKKGKPSVEPGTSGPEEQNPDEELHFTDDLTQEPASQEENGLSMPSDASLSPASQNSPYSITPVSQGSPASSGIGSPMASNAITKIHSRRFREYCNQVLNKEIDESVTMLLQELVRFQERVYQKDPTKAKSKRRLVMGLREVTKHMKLSKIKCVIISPNCEKIQAKGGLDEALYNVIAMAREQEIPFVFALGRKALGRCVNKLVPVSVVGIFNFSGAEALFNQLVSLTEEARKAYKDMVSALEQEQAEEALKNVKKVPHHMGHSRNPSAASAISFCSVISEPISEVNEKEYETNWRSMVETSDAQEPAEAEPSRLAPASTSNAAAASQKDHHSPAAAASSTTTTSSQVVTQVVTQASPAPQPRGSASTAGGGGGGEREEGRVDDRLELASQQSTETGSLDGSCREQLHSSITSTTSTLVPGMLEEEDEEEEEEEDYTPEPISVEVPPLSSRIESWVSKTLENLQLGKDQDSTDDEDEDEEETAGQSEEEIESADLPDERAEGEEQAETKKKAG from the exons ATGGATGCAAGTGACAACAAG GATGTAAAACTATCGGCAGAAGTGGAACCGTTCATCCCACAGAGGAAAGGTGTGGAAGGGCACTTGGTCAGAATGAGTCTCCCTGGAGAGTCTgggggcaacaacaacaacaacatcagcagcagcaacaacaacaacggcggtggtggtggaggcggaggcggaggaggaggaggagtcgagACAACCCCCATCCCCAGCTACCTCATCACCTGTTACCCCTTCGTCCAGGAGAACCAGCCCAACAG GCAGCACACGGCGATGTACAACGGAGGAGAGCTGCGCTGGCAGCAGCCCAACCCCAGCCCCGGTGGGCCGTACCTGGCCTACCCCATCATGCCCTCCCCTCAGCCGCCGGTCTCCAACGACTACGCCTACTACCAGATCATGCCCGCACCGTGTCCGCCCGTCATGGGCTTCTATCAGTCCTTCCCCGGACCCTACCCCGGGTCCGTGCAGGCCGGGGTGGTGAACCCCGTCTCCGCGGCTGACGTCGGCGAGAGACCACATTTCGGACAAGCCTTTGgactgaccaatcagagaggaCGGGCTCTGATCCGGCCCCCTCTGCTGCCCAAG cagcagcagcagcagcagcagcagcagctgggggcGTGCCACCCTCTCCGGGGCCGGCGCCCCCCCACCAGGAGTGTAGCGGTGCAGAAGGAGGTgtgcggggccccggggcccaacGCTAGAGCCAGGACGGTCCTGCTGGTGGACGCAGCGCAGCAGACCGGTATGCCGTACCACAGCA actTCCCCGGGGAGGTGGCCATGCGAGCGGGCGCGGAGCACGGCAGCCCCCTGTTGTGGAAGAGCCGGCCCAAGAGGAGGCAGGGGTCCAACGGGGGGGCGGAGGGCTACAGCGAgcaggggggcggcgggggagaGGTGGACGTCGACAGCGACAGCGGCTACTGCAGCCCCAAGCACAACCAGACGGCCGCCCAGCACGCCGCCATGGGCACGCCAGCGTCCAcg GGAGTAGAAGCAGGTGTGATGACAG caggGAGCTGGGTGAATGTAGCCCCCCAGGCAGCCCAGAAGCCCTGGGGGGAGAGGAATGGCCCCTACcacagaggagaccagaggaagCCCCCTGACCAGAGAGGCTTCCCACAG GATTTCCATGTCGGAGGCTACGCTGGCCGCCTGCAGCACAACCTGAACGCCAACCCCGCAGACAAGAGGCTGTTGCCCGGAGGGGCCCCCGGGTCCCAGGCCGCTCCCGAACCCCTGTACTTTGAG GATGAGGATGAGTTTCCGGAGCTGGCCCCAAGCGGGTTGGCCCAGCGCAACGCCAAGGCGGATTCCAACACGGGGCCAACGCAGACACAAGCCAAGATCCACAAGAACCTG CTGGACAACCTGCCGGAGAACTCCCCCATGAACATCGTGCAGACGCCCATCCCCATCACCACCTCGGTGCCCAAGCGGGCCAAGAGCCAGAGGAAGAAGGCGCTGGCGGCCGCCCTGGCCACGGCCCAGGAGTACTCCGAGATTAGCATGGAGCAGCGCAAACTACAg GAGGCGCTGACCAAGGCGGCGGGCAAGAAGAGCAAGACCCCGGTGCAGCTGGACCTGGGAGACATGCTGGCGGCGCTGGAGAAACACCAGCAGGCCATGAAGGCCCGGCAGCTCACCAACACCAAGCCACTGTCCTTCACAG TGGGGACGACGGCCCCCTTCCACAGCTCGGGCCCCAGTGGTGTGCCGTCCAagggccaccaccaccagcagcaggccGGGCCCCCCTCCCACAACGCCCTGGACTCCACCGCCCCCCGCGTCCGCAGGGGCAAGGAGCGAGAGATGCCCAAGGTCAAGCGTCCCACGGCGCTCAAGAAG ATCATCCTGAAGGAGCGCGAGGGGAAGAAGGGGAAGCCCAGCGTGGAGCCAGGGACCTCGGGCCCCGAGGAGCAGAACCCGGACGAGGAGCTCCACTTCACTGACGACCTCACGCAGGAGCCCGCCTCCCAAGAGG AGAACGGACTGAGCATGCCCAGTGACGCCTCCCTGTCACCGGCGAGTCAGAACTCTCCGTACAGCATCACGCCCGTGTCCCAGGGCTCCCCCGCCAGCTCTGGCATCGGCAGCCCTATGGCGTCCAACGCCATCACCAAGATCCACAGCCGGCGCTTCAGAGA GTACTGCAACCAGGTGCTGAATAAGGAGATAGACGAGAGCGTGACCATGCTGCTGCAGGAGCTGGTGCGCTTCCAGGAGCGCGTGTACCAGAAGGACCCCACCAAGGCCAAGTCAAAGCGGCGGCTGGTCATGGGCCTGCGGGAGGTCACCAAGCACATGAAGCTCAGCAAGATCAAGTGCGTCATCATCTCCCCCAACTGTGAGAAGATCCAGGCCAAAG GTGGGCTGGATGAAGCTCTGTACAACGTGATCGCCATGGCCAGGGAGCAGGAGATCCCCTTCGTGTTCGCCCTGGGCCGGAAGGCTCTGGGGCGCTGCGTCAACAAGCTGGTGCCCGTCAGCGTGGTGGGCATCTTCAACTTCTCGGGGGCCGAG GCCTTGTTCAACCAGCTGGTGTCCCTCACCGAGGAGGCCCGCAAGGCCTACAAGGACATGGTGTCGGccctggagcaggagcaggctgaggaggccCTGAAGAACGTCAAGAAGGTCCCCCACCACATGGGCCACTCCCGCAACccctccgccgcctccgccaTCTCCTTCTGCTCCGTCATCTCCGAGCCCATCTCTGAGGTCAACGAGAAGGAGTACG AGACCAACTGGAGGAGCATGGTGGAGACGTCCGACGCCCAGGAGCCTGCCGAGGCTGAGCCTAGCCGCCTGgcccccgcctccacctccaacgccgccgccgcctcccagAAGGACCACCACAgcccagccgccgccgccagcagcaccaccaccaccagcagccagGTGGTGACCCAGGTGGTGACCCAGGCGTCGCCCGCGCCCCAGCCCAGGGGGAGTGCGTCgacggcgggcggcggcggcggcggcgagcggGAGGAGGGCCGCGTTGACGACCGGCTGGAGCTGGCCTCTCAGCAGAGCACGGAGACGGGCTCCCTGGACGGCAGCTGCCGGGAGCAGCTGCACTcgtccatcacctccaccacctccaccctggtgCCGGgcatgctggaggaggaggacgaggaggaggaggaggaggaggactacaCGCCGGAGCCCATCTCGGTGGAGGTGCCGCCGCTGAGCAGCCGCATCGAGTCCTGGGTCTCCAAGACCCTGGAGAACCTGCAGCTGGGAAAGGACCAGGACAGCACggacgacgaggacgaggacgaggaggagacggcgggacagagcgaggaggagatcgAGTCGGCCGACCTCCCGGATGAGCGGGCTGAAGGCGAGGAGCAGGCGGAGACCAAGAAGAAGGCGGGTTGA
- the secisbp2l gene encoding selenocysteine insertion sequence-binding protein 2-like isoform X7 yields MDASDNKDVKLSAEVEPFIPQRKGVEGHLVRMSLPGESGGNNNNNISSSNNNNGGGGGGGGGGGGGVETTPIPSYLITCYPFVQENQPNRQHTAMYNGGELRWQQPNPSPGGPYLAYPIMPSPQPPVSNDYAYYQIMPAPCPPVMGFYQSFPGPYPGSVQAGVVNPVSAADVGERPHFGQAFGLTNQRGRALIRPPLLPKQQQQQQQQQQLGACHPLRGRRPPTRSVAVQKEVCGAPGPNARARTVLLVDAAQQTDFPGEVAMRAGAEHGSPLLWKSRPKRRQGSNGGAEGYSEQGGGGGEVDVDSDSGYCSPKHNQTAAQHAAMGTPASTGVEAGVMTAGSWVNVAPQAAQKPWGERNGPYHRGDQRKPPDQRGFPQDFHVGGYAGRLQHNLNANPADKRLLPGGAPGSQAAPEPLYFEDEDEFPELAPSGLAQRNAKADSNTGPTQTQAKIHKNLLDNLPENSPMNIVQTPIPITTSVPKRAKSQRKKALAAALATAQEYSEISMEQRKLQEALTKAAGKKSKTPVQLDLGDMLAALEKHQQAMKARQLTNTKPLSFTVGTTAPFHSSGPSGVPSKGHHHQQQAGPPSHNALDSTAPRVRRGKEREMPKVKRPTALKKIILKEREGKKGKPSVEPGTSGPEEQNPDEELHFTDDLTQEPASQEENGLSMPSDASLSPASQNSPYSITPVSQGSPASSGIGSPMASNAITKIHSRRFREYCNQVLNKEIDESVTMLLQELVRFQERVYQKDPTKAKSKRRLVMGLREVTKHMKLSKIKCVIISPNCEKIQAKGGLDEALYNVIAMAREQEIPFVFALGRKALGRCVNKLVPVSVVGIFNFSGAEALFNQLVSLTEEARKAYKDMVSALEQEQAEEALKNVKKVPHHMGHSRNPSAASAISFCSVISEPISEVNEKEYETNWRSMVETSDAQEPAEAEPSRLAPASTSNAAAASQKDHHSPAAAASSTTTTSSQVVTQVVTQASPAPQPRGSASTAGGGGGGEREEGRVDDRLELASQQSTETGSLDGSCREQLHSSITSTTSTLVPGMLEEEDEEEEEEEDYTPEPISVEVPPLSSRIESWVSKTLENLQLGKDQDSTDDEDEDEEETAGQSEEEIESADLPDERAEGEEQAETKKKAG; encoded by the exons ATGGATGCAAGTGACAACAAG GATGTAAAACTATCGGCAGAAGTGGAACCGTTCATCCCACAGAGGAAAGGTGTGGAAGGGCACTTGGTCAGAATGAGTCTCCCTGGAGAGTCTgggggcaacaacaacaacaacatcagcagcagcaacaacaacaacggcggtggtggtggaggcggaggcggaggaggaggaggagtcgagACAACCCCCATCCCCAGCTACCTCATCACCTGTTACCCCTTCGTCCAGGAGAACCAGCCCAACAG GCAGCACACGGCGATGTACAACGGAGGAGAGCTGCGCTGGCAGCAGCCCAACCCCAGCCCCGGTGGGCCGTACCTGGCCTACCCCATCATGCCCTCCCCTCAGCCGCCGGTCTCCAACGACTACGCCTACTACCAGATCATGCCCGCACCGTGTCCGCCCGTCATGGGCTTCTATCAGTCCTTCCCCGGACCCTACCCCGGGTCCGTGCAGGCCGGGGTGGTGAACCCCGTCTCCGCGGCTGACGTCGGCGAGAGACCACATTTCGGACAAGCCTTTGgactgaccaatcagagaggaCGGGCTCTGATCCGGCCCCCTCTGCTGCCCAAG cagcagcagcagcagcagcagcagcagcagctgggggcGTGCCACCCTCTCCGGGGCCGGCGCCCCCCCACCAGGAGTGTAGCGGTGCAGAAGGAGGTgtgcggggccccggggcccaacGCTAGAGCCAGGACGGTCCTGCTGGTGGACGCAGCGCAGCAGACCG actTCCCCGGGGAGGTGGCCATGCGAGCGGGCGCGGAGCACGGCAGCCCCCTGTTGTGGAAGAGCCGGCCCAAGAGGAGGCAGGGGTCCAACGGGGGGGCGGAGGGCTACAGCGAgcaggggggcggcgggggagaGGTGGACGTCGACAGCGACAGCGGCTACTGCAGCCCCAAGCACAACCAGACGGCCGCCCAGCACGCCGCCATGGGCACGCCAGCGTCCAcg GGAGTAGAAGCAGGTGTGATGACAG caggGAGCTGGGTGAATGTAGCCCCCCAGGCAGCCCAGAAGCCCTGGGGGGAGAGGAATGGCCCCTACcacagaggagaccagaggaagCCCCCTGACCAGAGAGGCTTCCCACAG GATTTCCATGTCGGAGGCTACGCTGGCCGCCTGCAGCACAACCTGAACGCCAACCCCGCAGACAAGAGGCTGTTGCCCGGAGGGGCCCCCGGGTCCCAGGCCGCTCCCGAACCCCTGTACTTTGAG GATGAGGATGAGTTTCCGGAGCTGGCCCCAAGCGGGTTGGCCCAGCGCAACGCCAAGGCGGATTCCAACACGGGGCCAACGCAGACACAAGCCAAGATCCACAAGAACCTG CTGGACAACCTGCCGGAGAACTCCCCCATGAACATCGTGCAGACGCCCATCCCCATCACCACCTCGGTGCCCAAGCGGGCCAAGAGCCAGAGGAAGAAGGCGCTGGCGGCCGCCCTGGCCACGGCCCAGGAGTACTCCGAGATTAGCATGGAGCAGCGCAAACTACAg GAGGCGCTGACCAAGGCGGCGGGCAAGAAGAGCAAGACCCCGGTGCAGCTGGACCTGGGAGACATGCTGGCGGCGCTGGAGAAACACCAGCAGGCCATGAAGGCCCGGCAGCTCACCAACACCAAGCCACTGTCCTTCACAG TGGGGACGACGGCCCCCTTCCACAGCTCGGGCCCCAGTGGTGTGCCGTCCAagggccaccaccaccagcagcaggccGGGCCCCCCTCCCACAACGCCCTGGACTCCACCGCCCCCCGCGTCCGCAGGGGCAAGGAGCGAGAGATGCCCAAGGTCAAGCGTCCCACGGCGCTCAAGAAG ATCATCCTGAAGGAGCGCGAGGGGAAGAAGGGGAAGCCCAGCGTGGAGCCAGGGACCTCGGGCCCCGAGGAGCAGAACCCGGACGAGGAGCTCCACTTCACTGACGACCTCACGCAGGAGCCCGCCTCCCAAGAGG AGAACGGACTGAGCATGCCCAGTGACGCCTCCCTGTCACCGGCGAGTCAGAACTCTCCGTACAGCATCACGCCCGTGTCCCAGGGCTCCCCCGCCAGCTCTGGCATCGGCAGCCCTATGGCGTCCAACGCCATCACCAAGATCCACAGCCGGCGCTTCAGAGA GTACTGCAACCAGGTGCTGAATAAGGAGATAGACGAGAGCGTGACCATGCTGCTGCAGGAGCTGGTGCGCTTCCAGGAGCGCGTGTACCAGAAGGACCCCACCAAGGCCAAGTCAAAGCGGCGGCTGGTCATGGGCCTGCGGGAGGTCACCAAGCACATGAAGCTCAGCAAGATCAAGTGCGTCATCATCTCCCCCAACTGTGAGAAGATCCAGGCCAAAG GTGGGCTGGATGAAGCTCTGTACAACGTGATCGCCATGGCCAGGGAGCAGGAGATCCCCTTCGTGTTCGCCCTGGGCCGGAAGGCTCTGGGGCGCTGCGTCAACAAGCTGGTGCCCGTCAGCGTGGTGGGCATCTTCAACTTCTCGGGGGCCGAG GCCTTGTTCAACCAGCTGGTGTCCCTCACCGAGGAGGCCCGCAAGGCCTACAAGGACATGGTGTCGGccctggagcaggagcaggctgaggaggccCTGAAGAACGTCAAGAAGGTCCCCCACCACATGGGCCACTCCCGCAACccctccgccgcctccgccaTCTCCTTCTGCTCCGTCATCTCCGAGCCCATCTCTGAGGTCAACGAGAAGGAGTACG AGACCAACTGGAGGAGCATGGTGGAGACGTCCGACGCCCAGGAGCCTGCCGAGGCTGAGCCTAGCCGCCTGgcccccgcctccacctccaacgccgccgccgcctcccagAAGGACCACCACAgcccagccgccgccgccagcagcaccaccaccaccagcagccagGTGGTGACCCAGGTGGTGACCCAGGCGTCGCCCGCGCCCCAGCCCAGGGGGAGTGCGTCgacggcgggcggcggcggcggcggcgagcggGAGGAGGGCCGCGTTGACGACCGGCTGGAGCTGGCCTCTCAGCAGAGCACGGAGACGGGCTCCCTGGACGGCAGCTGCCGGGAGCAGCTGCACTcgtccatcacctccaccacctccaccctggtgCCGGgcatgctggaggaggaggacgaggaggaggaggaggaggaggactacaCGCCGGAGCCCATCTCGGTGGAGGTGCCGCCGCTGAGCAGCCGCATCGAGTCCTGGGTCTCCAAGACCCTGGAGAACCTGCAGCTGGGAAAGGACCAGGACAGCACggacgacgaggacgaggacgaggaggagacggcgggacagagcgaggaggagatcgAGTCGGCCGACCTCCCGGATGAGCGGGCTGAAGGCGAGGAGCAGGCGGAGACCAAGAAGAAGGCGGGTTGA